A genomic window from bacterium includes:
- a CDS encoding long-chain fatty acid--CoA ligase produces MRYQLTLPAMLDRGERFFPRQEIVSRTDAGVFRYTFGDFAPRVRRLGSALLALGVRKGDRVATLAWNHHRHLEAYFAIPSIGAVLHTLNLRLPPAHLTHIINHAEDAVILVDPDLLPLLESVASELATVRRIVVMSDGDLPATRLPATSSYEALVSSAEPLPRWPNLDEWDAAGMCFSSATTGLPKGVTFTHRALWLHSLALSLADTVGVSHRDVILPVVPMFHVNAWGLPFAAVWMGAKLVLPGPRPDPRAVCELIQRERVTLGAGVPTVWMAVLALLEKETFDLSSLGRVVCGGSAPPRALIETWEKRVGGSFMHAYGMTEAAPLTHVSLLKAHMAGWPDDRRYDVKRRQGLLAPGLEMRIVSPGGADVPWDGTTMGELWLRGPWIADEYYRDPRTPATFQDGWYHTGDVATVDAEGYLGIVDRMKDVIKSGGEWISSVDLENAIMAHASVAEAAVVGVAHPTWQERPLACVVAKPGCTLTEDEIRAHLTARFPSWWLPDCVVFIAEVPKTSVGKFDKKVLRERYAGYLMERDAQRAP; encoded by the coding sequence ATGCGCTACCAGTTGACGCTGCCGGCGATGCTCGACCGGGGCGAACGATTTTTCCCACGGCAGGAGATCGTGTCGCGGACCGACGCCGGGGTCTTTCGCTACACGTTCGGTGACTTCGCCCCGCGCGTCCGCCGGTTGGGCTCCGCGCTCCTGGCACTTGGGGTGCGAAAAGGCGACCGCGTGGCGACGCTGGCCTGGAATCATCACCGCCACCTGGAAGCGTACTTCGCGATCCCGTCAATCGGCGCGGTCCTCCACACCCTAAATTTGCGCCTCCCGCCGGCGCACCTGACGCACATCATCAACCACGCCGAGGACGCCGTGATCCTCGTCGATCCGGATCTGCTCCCTCTGCTCGAGTCGGTTGCCTCGGAACTGGCGACCGTGAGACGCATCGTGGTCATGAGCGACGGGGACCTTCCGGCAACGCGCCTGCCGGCCACGTCCTCATACGAAGCGCTGGTCTCGTCGGCCGAGCCGCTGCCGCGCTGGCCGAACCTCGACGAATGGGACGCCGCCGGCATGTGCTTCTCTTCCGCGACGACCGGGCTGCCGAAAGGGGTCACCTTCACCCACCGGGCCCTGTGGCTCCACAGCCTCGCGTTGTCGCTCGCGGATACGGTGGGCGTGTCGCACCGGGACGTCATCCTGCCGGTCGTGCCGATGTTTCATGTGAACGCGTGGGGGCTGCCGTTCGCGGCCGTCTGGATGGGCGCGAAGCTCGTCCTTCCCGGCCCCCGTCCCGACCCGCGCGCCGTCTGCGAGTTGATCCAGCGCGAGCGGGTGACGCTCGGCGCGGGCGTCCCCACCGTGTGGATGGCGGTGCTCGCGCTGCTCGAGAAGGAGACGTTCGATCTGTCAAGCCTCGGGCGGGTGGTGTGCGGCGGCTCCGCGCCGCCGCGCGCGCTGATCGAGACGTGGGAGAAACGGGTCGGCGGGTCGTTCATGCACGCCTACGGCATGACGGAGGCGGCACCGCTCACCCACGTGTCCCTCCTCAAGGCGCACATGGCGGGGTGGCCCGACGACCGCCGGTACGACGTGAAGAGGCGCCAGGGGCTCCTGGCCCCCGGTCTGGAGATGCGCATCGTCAGCCCCGGCGGCGCGGACGTGCCGTGGGACGGGACCACGATGGGCGAATTGTGGCTGCGCGGCCCCTGGATCGCGGACGAATACTACCGCGATCCACGCACGCCGGCGACGTTTCAGGACGGCTGGTACCACACCGGCGACGTGGCGACGGTGGATGCGGAGGGCTACCTCGGCATCGTCGACCGGATGAAGGACGTGATCAAGTCCGGCGGCGAGTGGATCTCGTCGGTCGATCTCGAGAACGCCATCATGGCGCACGCCTCGGTCGCCGAGGCGGCGGTGGTCGGCGTCGCGCACCCCACGTGGCAGGAGCGGCCGCTCGCGTGCGTGGTCGCGAAACCCGGCTGCACCCTGACGGAGGACGAAATCCGCGCGCATCTGACCGCGCGGTTCCCGTCCTGGTGGCTGCCCGATTGTGTGGTGTTCATCGCCGAAGTGCCGAAGACGAGCGTCGGCAAGTTCGACAAGAAGGTGCTGCGGGAGCGGTACGCCGGGTACCTCATGGAGCGCGACGCGCAGCGCGCGCCCTGA
- a CDS encoding acetyl-CoA C-acyltransferase: protein MSGVYILDGARTAFGRFGGGFRRVTATQLGAAAARGALARSRIAPGAVDHVAFGNVVQSSADAVYLARHVGLAAGTRIECPAVTINRLCGSGLEAAVYGARLIDAGEAEVVLAGGTENMSQAPFVIRGAREGLPLGPASLEDSLWAALTDAGCGLGMAETAENLAGRYRLTREAQDAFAARSHTLAARARAAGRFAEEIVPVAPSGAAAGAPPVEHDEHIRSETTAERLAKLPARFRENGTVTAGNSSGINDGAAAVVLASAGAAERLGGRPLGRLVSWAAVGVPPEIMGIGPVPASREALARGELRLEQMDLVEMNEAFAAQYLAVEAELGLDRARVNPNGGAIALGHPIGASGARLLLTLLYELRHRGGRYGLAALCIGGGQGIAAIVEVPG, encoded by the coding sequence TTGAGCGGCGTGTACATCCTCGACGGCGCGCGGACCGCCTTCGGCCGCTTCGGCGGCGGCTTCCGTCGCGTCACCGCGACGCAACTCGGGGCCGCGGCGGCGCGGGGCGCGCTCGCCCGGTCGCGGATCGCGCCGGGCGCGGTGGACCACGTCGCCTTCGGCAACGTCGTGCAGTCGAGCGCGGACGCGGTCTACCTCGCGCGCCACGTCGGGCTCGCCGCCGGAACGCGGATCGAGTGCCCGGCGGTGACGATCAATCGCCTGTGCGGGTCGGGGCTCGAAGCCGCCGTGTACGGCGCGCGCCTGATCGACGCCGGGGAAGCCGAGGTGGTGCTCGCGGGCGGCACCGAGAACATGAGCCAGGCGCCGTTTGTGATTCGCGGGGCGCGGGAAGGCCTGCCGCTTGGTCCCGCCTCCCTCGAGGACTCGCTGTGGGCGGCGCTGACCGACGCGGGGTGCGGACTCGGCATGGCGGAGACCGCGGAAAACCTCGCCGGCCGCTACCGCCTCACGCGCGAGGCGCAGGACGCGTTTGCGGCCCGAAGTCACACCCTCGCCGCCCGCGCCCGGGCGGCGGGCCGATTTGCCGAGGAGATCGTGCCGGTCGCCCCGTCCGGCGCCGCCGCCGGTGCGCCCCCCGTCGAACACGACGAGCACATCAGATCGGAGACGACCGCGGAGCGGCTGGCGAAATTACCGGCGCGATTCCGCGAGAACGGCACAGTCACCGCGGGGAACAGCAGCGGCATCAACGACGGCGCCGCCGCGGTCGTGCTGGCCTCGGCCGGCGCCGCGGAGCGTCTCGGCGGGCGGCCGCTCGGCCGGCTGGTGTCCTGGGCGGCCGTGGGCGTGCCGCCGGAGATCATGGGCATCGGCCCGGTCCCCGCGAGCCGGGAAGCGCTCGCGCGCGGCGAGTTGCGGCTCGAGCAGATGGATCTTGTGGAGATGAACGAGGCCTTCGCCGCGCAATATCTCGCCGTCGAGGCGGAGCTGGGACTCGATCGCGCCCGCGTGAACCCGAACGGCGGAGCGATCGCGCTCGGCCATCCGATCGGCGCGAGCGGGGCGCGGCTGCTCCTGACCCTGCTCTACGAGCTTCGTCACCGTGGAGGGCGCTACGGCCTGGCCGCGCTCTGTATCGGCGGGGGTCAAGGAATCGCCGCGATCGTCGAGGTCCCCGGTTAG
- a CDS encoding metallophosphoesterase: MRIAALGDLHVQEAVPEPLRRVFTEVNDRADVLVLCGDLTDHGFPREAEAVTEALAACRIPKIAVLGNHDFESAPPDELRKILGRSGVTILAIEPLVLDGIGFVGAKGFGGGFGRHMLQPWGEHAVKQFVQDAVNEALILDRALARLKAEHGVERTVAVLHYAPIRETVEGEAPEVFPFLGSSRLADPLDRFGVAAVLHAHAHHGAPEGRTPQGIPVYNVSLPVLRAQKPEQMYRLIEI; this comes from the coding sequence ATGCGAATCGCCGCGCTGGGTGACCTGCACGTCCAGGAGGCGGTGCCGGAACCGCTGCGCCGGGTGTTCACGGAGGTGAACGACCGCGCGGACGTCCTCGTCCTCTGCGGTGATCTGACCGACCACGGCTTCCCCCGCGAGGCCGAGGCGGTGACCGAAGCGCTCGCCGCCTGCCGGATTCCGAAGATCGCGGTGCTCGGCAACCACGATTTCGAAAGTGCGCCGCCGGACGAGCTCCGCAAGATCCTCGGCCGCAGCGGCGTGACGATCCTGGCCATCGAGCCGTTGGTGCTCGACGGCATCGGGTTCGTCGGCGCCAAGGGGTTCGGCGGCGGCTTCGGCCGCCACATGTTGCAGCCGTGGGGCGAGCACGCGGTGAAACAATTCGTCCAGGACGCCGTCAACGAGGCCTTGATCCTCGACCGGGCCCTGGCCCGGCTCAAAGCCGAGCACGGCGTGGAACGGACCGTGGCCGTGCTGCACTACGCGCCGATCCGCGAGACGGTCGAGGGCGAGGCGCCCGAAGTCTTCCCCTTCCTCGGCTCGTCCCGCCTGGCCGATCCGCTGGACCGGTTTGGCGTCGCCGCCGTGCTCCACGCGCACGCCCACCACGGCGCGCCGGAGGGACGGACGCCGCAGGGCATTCCCGTCTACAACGTCTCCCTGCCGGTGCTCCGGGCGCAGAAACCGGAGCAGATGTACCGCCTGATCGAGATCTAG
- a CDS encoding Uma2 family endonuclease encodes MAITLALSYKVSDDELLALSERNPGYQFERTAKGEIIVTPTGLGSGGRSAEVVRQLGNWAEANRNGKAFDSSTGFRLPDGAVFAPDAAWVRRARLDALSPEQHKKFGPLCPDAVFEVRSESNTLTELREKIRAYIANGAQIAVLLDPEERVVEVHRPGRAPEVHRNPTTVALDPELPGFVLDVAPIFAI; translated from the coding sequence GTGGCGATTACCCTCGCCCTGTCTTACAAGGTTTCAGACGATGAGCTCCTGGCGCTCTCCGAACGCAATCCCGGGTATCAGTTCGAACGCACGGCCAAGGGAGAAATTATCGTGACACCGACGGGGCTCGGGTCCGGCGGCCGCAGCGCTGAAGTCGTCAGACAACTCGGGAACTGGGCGGAAGCGAACCGCAACGGCAAAGCGTTCGATTCTTCCACCGGCTTTCGTCTCCCTGACGGCGCCGTGTTCGCCCCGGATGCCGCCTGGGTGCGCCGCGCACGACTCGACGCGCTCAGTCCGGAGCAGCATAAGAAATTCGGCCCGCTCTGCCCGGACGCGGTCTTCGAAGTCCGATCGGAGAGCAACACCCTCACCGAGCTTCGTGAAAAGATCCGCGCCTACATCGCGAACGGCGCCCAGATCGCGGTGCTCCTCGATCCCGAGGAGCGGGTCGTCGAGGTCCACCGGCCTGGGCGGGCTCCGGAGGTCCATCGGAATCCTACAACCGTGGCGCTGGACCCCGAGTTGCCGGGGTTCGTGCTGGACGTAGCCCCGATCTTCGCCATCTAG
- a CDS encoding DUF4352 domain-containing protein: MTTITRRAFQLATALVLASTVVLVTQWAYPAGHLAIHLGRPEYSRVVGESDVYVMIDLRVQNVGVDPVSVDREHFLLVDTAGQMYQSDPSTHFLRNHFDVTTILPLHDIRGATVFRIGPGRTAGQLIFVTTTGQIVRFRL; the protein is encoded by the coding sequence GTGACCACAATCACAAGACGCGCCTTCCAACTGGCCACCGCCCTGGTGCTGGCGAGCACCGTCGTCCTCGTGACGCAGTGGGCGTATCCGGCCGGCCACCTCGCCATCCACCTCGGACGCCCCGAGTACTCGCGCGTCGTCGGGGAGAGCGACGTGTACGTCATGATTGATCTGCGCGTGCAGAACGTCGGCGTCGATCCGGTGAGCGTCGACCGGGAACATTTTCTGCTGGTCGACACTGCAGGACAGATGTACCAAAGCGATCCCTCGACGCACTTCCTGCGCAACCACTTCGACGTGACGACGATCCTCCCGCTTCACGACATCCGAGGCGCCACGGTGTTCCGGATCGGTCCGGGGCGGACCGCGGGCCAGCTGATTTTCGTCACCACCACCGGACAGATCGTGCGTTTCCGGCTGTAG